One Stratiformator vulcanicus genomic window, TTAGTCGCAGCCGCGCTATTTCTTTGCTCGTCAGCAGTGTTGGCCGAAGACTGGGAGCCGCTGAAGACGACCTCGCCGCCGCGAGAAGAGCCGTCCGAGCCGATCGTGAGAATGACGTTCGCCAACCAAGGGTGGCCGTCGGTTCTCAGAAGCATTGCGGCGCAAAGCGACTCACATTTGGTAATGGACCGAGCCCCCGGTGGACGCTGGTCGCGCACTGACCTGCACGAATACTCACGCGGCGAAGCGGTTCGCATCATCAACCGCGAGCTCGAAGAGCAGAACTTCCGGGTGATCGAGCAGGGTTCGTATCTCGTCGTCCTCGATCTCACTAGTCTGCGGGCCCGTTACCGTCGGCCTCAATTGTTGGGAGAATCGAAGGCGGCCGCCGATCGATTGCCGCCGGCAGGGGAAGCAGGGCAATACGACGTCAAACGCAAAAGCAATCGACCGATGCAACGCCGAACGACGGTGTCGCCGATTCGGCCGGTGGGAACGACAAACGAGTTCGAGTCGAACGCGGTTAAAAATGCGGCTGTCGAGACCGAAACATCGGGCAACGACATCGGTAATTCGGAACTAGTCACAATCGCGGTCGAACCAAACTCCGATCCGGTTCGATTGGCAAAGAAAACACATCGAATTTTCGAGTCGCGTGCCAAACTGGTCAACACTGGTGTCGCCGGGCTGCCCTCGTTCGAGGTCTACCGAACGGCTCAAGAGACGCAATCGTCTGAAGCGGCATCTTCAAAGCCGCTGTTCGAGGTCGGCATCGACGAATCAGGCGGTCGGCTCGTAATTAGAGGACAACGGGCGGAGACCGATTCTCTCTTGCGGTTGCTCGAAGGACTTGACGCTCCGTCGACGCCAGGCGGCGAGGTCTTTCGCGCCACGAGTTCCGAAACCGGTGGCCGGAAATTGGCGACCCGAGTCGGAACGCTCGTCGCACAATTGCAGCAGCAGGGCGAACCCGCTCGACCGGGCACAGCGCCAGGAAACGATCGCGGGAACAATCCGTTCGAACCGGAGCCGTTCTTCGAAACGCAGCAAAATTCGCAGCAACAGCCAGACGCTTCTCCGTCGCGACCGAACGAAGACACGACGGCAATTCCCGCCGATACCGACGACCCCAAATTAAAGTCTTTAATTGAATCGCTGCGGGGCGACGTCTCGGTTGAGGCGGTGCCTGATCTGGGCGTTTTGGTTCTTCGTGGTAACGAAGCCGATGTCGAAGCGGTCATGGAAGTCGTACGCACGCTGGAGCAGGTCAGCCAGGGTGCGGTCCCCAGTATTCATCTATTAAATCTAAGGCATGTCGACTCTCGAGCGATGGCTGAACTGCTCACAGCGGTCTATGAACAACTCTCGACGTTGCGGGCCAGAGGCGGAGATGTCCGTCAGACCGTAGCTGCGATCCCAGTGGTTAAGCCGAACGCCGTCATCCTGATGGCGAACGAAGACGACATGCCCCCATTGCTGGAACTGGCAAACGAACTCGATCAACCGGTCCGACCCGAAACTGAATTCGAAGTCTTCTATTTAAAGAATGCGGTCCCCGCGCAGGTCGAGGCATTGCTGGAAGACTTTTATGCAGAGCGGGGCGGCCTTGGCACTCGCGTAACAATCACTCCACACATTCGAACCAACTCGGTGATCGTGCAGGCTCGACCTCGTGACCTCGATGAGATCGCCGCACTTATTAAGAAGATCGACCGCGGCGAGTCCGAAGCGGTCAGCCGAATGACTGTATTTCCGCTGAAGCACGCCGTAGCGATCGAACTCGTCGATGTCGTCAACGCCACGCTTCAAAACGCGATCGGCCCGCCGACGCAACCAACCGGAGGATTTGGGGGAGCGGGTGGCGGAGCCGCCGGGGCGACCCAGTTAGATCAGCAGTTCCGCGACGCCCGTGCGACAGTGCTGGAGTTCCTGTCGCAGGACGGCGAATCGGGGCGGCTCGTGCGATCAGGCATTCTGGCGGATATACGCATCACCGCCGACCCGCGGACCAATAGTTTGCTCGTGACAGCACCGGAAAATAGCCTGGACCTCATCGGAGCAATCATCCGGCAACTCGATCGCCCATCGGAAATGGTCGCTGAAATTAAAGTCTTTACGCTGGTCAATAGCGATGCCGCAGCCATGTCGGAACTGCTATTAGATTTGTTTAATGCAGAGACGCAGGCGGGCAGCCAGCAGGGCGGACTCGGCGTGCAAGTGGCCGGCGCATCAGATGCAGGCAGCGGACTGATTCCACTCCGCTTTTCAGTCGATACCCGCACGAACAGCATCCTCGCAATTGGAGGACTCGACGCGCTGCGCATCGTCGAGGCCATCATTTTACGACTTGACCAGTCGGATGTCCGCCAGCGGAAGACGACCGTCGTTAAACTTCGCAACAGCCCGGCCCTCGAAGTCGCGACCGCCATTAATGAGTTCCTTCAAGGACAGCGTGATCTTGCAACCGTTGACCCAGAACTGATCAGCACCGTCGAGCTCTTAGAGCGCGAAGTCATCGTCGTGCCCGAGATTGTGAGCAACAGCCTTCTGATCAGCTCGACGCCACGATATTACGAAGACATCTTAAATCTGATCGCGCGACTCGACGAAGCCCCGGCTCAAGTCAATATCCAAGCCCTGCTCGTTGAGGTCGAACTTCAAAACACCGATGAATTCGGCGTCGAACTCGGACTTCAAGACTCAGTCCTGTTCAATCGCAGCGTGATCCCGGCTGACGGGATCACAACCATTGCCGAGACCTTTACCTCTCCGAACGGCGTTCAGACGACGACGCAACGGGTCGTCACGCTCGATGCTCAGCCGGGGTTTCTGTTTAACAATCAGCAAGTCGGAACGAACGTCACCAACAACACTTCGTCGGTCGGAACGCAGGGATTAACAAACTTCTCTCTCGGTCGAATTAATGGCGATCTGGGGTTTGGCGGGCTGGTTCTCGCCGCGAGTTCCGAATCAGTCAGCATTTTGCTGAGGGCCCTGGCATCCAAACGTAAGGTCCACATCCTGAGCCGACCGCAGATCCGAACGCTCGATAACCAATTGGCCGAAATTCAGGTCGGCCAACAGGTGCCGGTCGTTCGCGGAGTCACCGTCAGTGCTGTCGGGCTCGCCAATCCGGTCGTCAATATTGAAGACGTCGGGATTATCTTGTCGGTCACGCCGCGGATCAGCCCCGACGGCACGATCGTCATGGAGACGATTGCCACGAAGAGCGCGGTCAGCGGAAACGGAATCCCGATCTTCACCGATGTGAATACGGGCAATGTCGTCGAATCACCGATTATTGACATCTCGACGGCCCGCGCGACGGTCAGCGTCGGCAACGGTCAAACCGTCGTGCTCGGCGGAATGATCACAAAACGTGATGAATCGCTCGAACGCAAAGTACCGTGGCTCGGCGACATCCCGATCTTAGGAATTCCTTTTCGGTATGACGGCGTCGATACGCGGCGGACCGAATTGCTGATCTTTCTGACTCCACGCGTGATCCGCGACGAATTCGACTCAGAACTGATTAAACGGGTCGAGTCGGAGCGGGTTCACTTTATTGAACGCGAGGCCGAAGAAATTCATGGCCCGCTCTATGCGGTGCCGCCGGAGGAAAGCGTCTACGACTACTGTCCGCCTGAAGCGGCGGAATTGCCGGGATCGGGAGAATATGCCCCGATTGTCGAGTATCCCGACATTCCCACAACGCGAATTGAATCGCCACTGGCTCCTCAATTTCCGCAGATGATTCCGCAGCGATCACCGACGCGAATTGACGAGTCAACGGTGCCTGCACCGGCGCCGGTACTCTCACCAGAGCCCAGGCTCGTTGAGCCTTCGCCCAATGAATCCACCGTGTTCCCCCATGCAAGCCAAGATGGGGCCGGGAGTGGAGTTGAACCGTTCGCTACAGAGTCAGGAGCAGGTCGCACGACGCTTGACGATTGAGAAGTACGTTGGGCTTCGATGGCAGATCAATTATCGTTTCGATAGAGCGCGAAAAGATGCCGAATCATAAGTTGAACACACGGCCTCAAACGCCCACGCGTGTCGAGCGATTCAACAAGCAGCCGCTCTTAATCGTTGCTGCGCTCTGCGTAATGAGCCTATGCAGTTGTGCCGAGCTCAGTTTCTTAAGACTCTCCAAACAGAAGGTCCCGCACGAAGCCACTGCCGCCGACCCGGCGGTCGAGTGCCTGTGTGTCTGGCAACCTGCCGAGGGAAAAGGAGTGAACGGACTTCCCACCCGGGGATTCGCCGGGCAAATTTTATTCTTCACGCGATCAAATAATACACCGGTATCGGTCAACGGGCAGTCACGGATTTATGTGTTCGATGATGGCGGTACCCCGGACGAACAGGTGAAACCGCTTCATCAATTCGACTTTGAACCTGGTGTTTGGGACGCGCACCTGCACTACGGAATGCTCGGTCCCACTTATAATGTCTTCGTCCCTTATACCCGCGAGGGAGACCGTACGGCGAAGTGCCAGCTTCAAGTCCGATTCACTCCGTCCGATGGCAGCCAGCCATTGTTCTCCGAGAAAGCGACGATCACGTTGCCGAGCAAGCATCTGACAAAAGATGATTGGGAAGGGGCCACTACGCCCAAGCCCGAACTCTCTGGAGAAAACGGAGAAACGGGGGAGATTGCCACCGGAGTTAAGACAGTCTCTCTTCGGGCCGGAAGCGGAACGATCGAACCGGATCTGACACTTTCAGAACAGCCGAACGACCAGAGCACACAGACACTGGCCCATCCCAGAAAAGAGCCGCACACGTCTGCTTCTCCCATTCAACAGACGGGATTTAAGCATGTACCGGCGGCAACCGTCACGCGGCATCCCGCGAAGTCATCAGTGCCAACCGCTCGGCGACGTATGCGAATACCCGCGACAATGGACAACGCGCACGACTTTACTCGCTCGTCTCATTCTTTAGACGACGACTCCGAAAGGCCGGTTCTCCCAACGGTGCGATTGGGACAGAACACCAGCCAGCATCCGCTTTTGCGTACTCAGAATGTAGATCGAAAGTGAGGAGATGATCTACAAACAGCGATGATTGCCGCGCAGCCTGTCATGGTTCTACAATGCAACAAATTGAACCATGTCGAGAATTCCGCACAGTTTGGTAATTCTCTCCTAGCGTGACCGAAGGCAATCAGATTGAACTCCATCGCAATAGCGTCCCTGAGATGCCGACTTGAGCAAAACGCGATTCGATCGATCGCGTTCATTACAATCATAATGCTCTACGCGACGGTCCTGCCTGCCGGGCCGGTTGAAGAATGGGCGGACGAAAATCTGACAGACGTCGTCAAGCTGTATGTCGAACTCCACAAGTCGCCCGAACTCTCCTTCCACGAAGAGCAAACCGCGGCCCGGCTCGCCGATGAATGGCGATCGCTTGGGTTTGAGGTGACCACCGGTATCGGCGGGCACGGCGTCGTCGCTCTGATGAAGAATGGCAGCGGCCCGACTGTGATGCTGCGTTGCGACATGGACGCACTTCCGGTCACGGAGCGAACCGGGCTGCCGTACGCTTCGGAACGGACTCTCAGCCCGGCTGATGAAAGAAGAATGTGACCACAGCATCGCCTGAAAAATCAGACGCCTTTAGTAAAGCGGAGTTTGTTGATACCCGAGGCAACCTCCCGCCATTGTGGTCTCGGAAAGTCATCTTCTTCGCGAACCTGCTCGGCCTGTTCTACGGCAACGAAGCAGAGACTGCCGCGCTGCGTGACGAGGTCGGAGAGATCGACTCTTACGGGGGACGATTAATTCCGATCCTCAATCTCCTGTTCCGCGGCGATGATAACCTGCTGCTATTAGAGCGCGAGGCGAGCGAGGAACACTGTCGGTACCTGCGCGACGACCTCGGGCTTTCGCTTCCCCGGCTGCATGTGATGCCGCACGATCAATACTTGGAGCTGAACCGCCATCTCAAAGAGCAGCACTCCGCTAATATTGCGGCATTGCTCGATGTCACCGGCCGACACAACACCGACTGGATTGACGGCTACGTAACCGATGAAACCCTGACACGTGTGGCGGAGCACTTAAATTGCCGCACGATCAGCACGATGGCCGCCAGCCGCGACGGCAACAATAAATTACTGCTTCATCGTTATCTTAAAGAAGCCGGGTTGCCGACGATTGAAACGTTGGAGGCGAATTCTCGCGACAACGCCATTCAAGCGGCCAAGCAATTGCAGCAGCGCGGGTTCGGGTCCGCGGTAATTCGATCCCAGATCGGAGCCTCCGGCATCGGGACTTTACATGTCCGTCCGCCTTATGATCAGAGTTCGTTTCCGCCTATTCCGGAATATTATTTCTATGAGGGCCCGTGCATGGTTCAGGGCTGGCTCGGGAAGGGGACTATGGATGTCCGGCACGTCCACAGTCCCAGCACGCAGATTTTTCTCGACGAGTCACGAGTTTACGCGTTTGATTTGACAGAACAGATCCTAAGCGACGAGTCGGTCCACCAGGGGAATGAGTCGCCGCCGACCTATCTTGCAAGGTTCCCCGCCCTGCGTGAAGAAATGATGCGACAAGCAGAGTCAGCCGGTGGTTGGCTGCATCAAACCGGCTACCGCGGGACGGCGAGTATCGATTGGCTGGTTGTCGAAAAAGAGGGTCGATCGACACCTGAAGTCTATGTGTGCGAGATCAATGCCCGAGTTACTGGAGCGACCTATCCGTCGCTGTTGGGTCGACACTTCAATCCGAGCGGAGCGTGGTTATTGCAGAACCTTCGACTCGGGGTGCCGGCGACGGCGGAAGACCTGCTTAAGATGTTGGAGCAGCCCGGCCACCTGTATCATCCCGGTAAAAATGCCGGCGTACTCCCACTCAATCTTAATTTCGGGAAGGACAATCTGGTGCATAAGGGCCAGTTTCTCTGCCTCGGCCGCACTGTCGAAGAGTGTCATCAATTTCTCTCCCTGGCAGAACAGGACATGCCGGTCACGTGGAACCGTGATCGTGATTAATCACGAACTCTTCTCGTGAGCAGCCTTGGTTAAGGACAGCTTGAATAAGGACAATATGAGCAGCAGCGACAACGAACTTCGATCCCGATTAACCGCGCTGACACGGGACCTCGTCTTAATTCCCAGTACTGACAGTCGACCGCGAGAGCGGAAGCGATGTTTCGAGTTCCTGCAAAATCACTTGGAGCAAGGCGAGGGAATCCGCACCGACTACTTCGAAAGTCGCGGATACCACTCCATGGTCGTTAGGCCCGACGGTGTCGATGAACCCGACGTGCTCCTTTGCGGACATATCGACGTTATCGAGCACTCCGATCCCGACTGTTATCACTCGAAACTTAACGAGGGGAGAATTTACGGGCCCGGCACGGGAGATATGAAGGGCCAGATCGCGATTCTGGTCGAATTGCACCGCGCCCTGCACACGGCGCACCCGGGGTTATCGTTAGGATTGGCATTAACATCTGATGAGGAGCGGGGAGGCTTCGACGGTATCCGCTACCTCATCGATGAAGTCGGACTGCGGTGCGGCGTCGCCATCATCCCCGATGGCGGATCGCTGAATGATGTGACAACTGAGGAAAAAGGTGTTCTCCATGCCCAAGTGATGCGAAGCGGGCATGAAGCCCATGCGGCGCGCCCTTGGCTGGGTGACAATGCGCTGGAATCGCTGATTCAAAGTCTTTCTCGATTAAGAGACCATTTCGATCAGTATTGGCCTTCGGAATCGATCGAGGAACAGGTCAATCACTGGTTCCCGACCTGTTCGATCACCATCTGCTCGACCGAAAACACAACGCCGAATCGCATCCCGGAAAAAGCGACTGCCGTGCTCGATATTCGCTTCCCACCGCCATATTCGGTAGAGAGCGTCATTTCGCAGGTGAGAGACGTGCTCGGTCCGGAATGTCTGTTGCAGCCGCTCATGACTGCGGAGCCGACACACCTCGACCCCGACCCATTGTTTTGCAAAGCGACGGAAGAAATGACCGGCAATTCTGTGCGGCTCGTCCGCGCTTCGGGAGGAAGTGACGGCCGGTTCTTTCGACAGCAGGGCATTCCCGTCAATCTTTCGCGACCACTGGTTGGCAACCTGCACGCCGTCGATGAATGGATCGAGATCGACTCAATGGTCCGCTACTACCGCGTCTGCGAATCTTATATTCGGCAAAGGCTTGCCATTTCAATTAATGGGATGGGCTGACGGGAAGCATGCTTAGTGCGGGTGACCATCGATTTTTGGCACCGTTGCCTGCAACTGGAAATCTGCAAGTGGCTGTCATTGCAACGGGTTAGGGTACGAGCCAAAACAAAGAGGAGAAGTTGGCCGGTCGATTGATTGCCGGCTATCGTACTTGGCTGGGATTGTTTATTCGAGTAATTCGCGGTAAAGCCCAAATCTGTGCCATCAGACTACGAAAAGAGTGACGAAAATGAAAATGCCAGAGAGTACAATTACAACAATTCCACAATTCCTTTCTGGAATAGCTGACTATCCAAATCTTGCTTGGATTTACCGAGGGCAGGGAGATGCGTCGTGGCCGCTGATTCCGAAAGCGGGACGACCGAAGTATTATTTAAGAGAAACCGGAAAACCTGCGCTCGCTGGGTTACCTCCTCGGGATTTCGGCAGATTCAATCACTGGCGGAACTTGGCAGTTGCTTACACGAAATCAATGCCGGAAAACGATTACGAGTGCTTGGCGTTTGCGCAACACTATGGGCTTGCAACCCGATTATTGGACTGGTCTACCAATCCGCTTGTGGCATTATACTTTGCCGTCGACTCACAGACCGACGCAGACGCGGCCATTTTTTGCTATACGCCGCAATGGCACATTGATACAGCGACGGCTAGCCTTGGAGAACGATTAGATGTTGGACAGATTACGCCACCGCCGATCGACTCTCGCATTCTGGTGCAATCAGGAGTTTTTACATACCATCCGGCGCCGAATGAACCATTGTTACCCGGCGAAATAATTCATGATCTTGGGCTGCTAAGACCAACCCATGGGATCGACCTTGTTCGATTTCTTGTCCCTTCAAAAATAAAGCCAATACTCAAACGTCAATTGTCTGAAATTGGGGTAAATCGCAAAGCAGTTTTCCCAGACCTTGAAGGGCTTTCAGAATTCGTAAACTGGGAAACTTCTAGAGCTGCAAGCACGAAGTCGGAGCCAGATTGAAACTTAAGAGGGTTTCATGCCTGATGACTTCTTCCGCGAGCCTGCGTCGCGCTTTCACCCGTCGATTTCGCTCAGACCCCTCTTGTCGAGCCTGCGCCGAGTTCCGGGAGATTCTTTTCGCGTTCGGTGGATCGGAGGTTGATCTGATCCCGCGTGGGTCAGACCATTCCGCAGAACCGAGGCGACAGCCCGAGCGCGGAGTGAGACCGGCCAGTAGGACAACGCTACCAAGCTACAGCAAGGTCGACAGCCGAAGGGCAAAAATGCGTCCGGCGGGCCCGCGCGTTTCCTAGCGTCGAGGCATCGGTGCGGCTCCGTCGGGGAAGGTTTCTGCGTAAGCTACGGAGAAACGCGATCACTTTGGCTGCCCTGCCGACAGATCCCAAATCAAAGGAGCGCAAAGAAAATACACCCCAGAGGATTCGAACCTCTAACCTTCGGTTCCGTAGACCGATGCTCTATCCAGTTGAGCTAGGGGTGCAGCAACGTATGTCGAACAATAAGTCTTGAGCCGATTCTGTCAAGCGTGGGCAGGGGCGACCGAAAGTTTTGCCGATCTGCGGACGGACACCGAGAACGTCGGCGAAGTTCGATCAAACCGCCCGCCGGGGTAGGAATCGGCGAGAATTCGTTGGATACTAGGGTTCGAAAGACACGAGAGTTCGACGGACACGAGTCGGTCGCAAACGCAAATCGACGGAGACCGCAGGGATGGCGCGGATTGTTACGCTGGTGCTGGCAGGGGGCAAGGGAACCAGGCTGGAGCCGCTGACCCGGGATCGGGCGAAGCCGGCAGTGCCGTTCGGAGGGGCCTATCGGATTATCGATTTCGCCCTCTCCAACTGCATCAACAGTGGGCTGCGGCGCATCCTGGTGATGACGCAATACAAAGCCGCCAGTCTTGACCGGCACCTCAACCTCGGTTGGCGATTTTTGTGCCGGGAACTCGACGAGTACATCGACGTTCTGCCGCCGCAGCAGCGGATCGACGAAAAATGGTACCAGGGTACCGCCGACGCCGTTTATCAGAACATTTACACCATCGAAAGCTGCCGTCCAGATGTCATTCTGATTCTGTCGGGTGATCACATCTACAAGATGGATTACTCGGAAATGATCGAGCAGCACATCGAATCGGGGGCCGAGGCAACGGTCGCGTGCATTCCGGTGCCGCTCGACGAGGGACGCGAATTTGGGGTGATGCAGATCGACGATAGCCGAAGGATCGTCGAATTTGCCGAAAAGCCGGCCGATCCGAGACCGATGCCGGGAGACGATGAGCGGTGTCTCGCCTCGATGGGGATTTACGTTTTCAACGCGCGGACACTCTTCGAAGAGCTGGTTCGCGATGCGACGGAGCCCGGCACTTCGCATGACTTCGGCAAAAACATCATTCCGCGGACGATCGAGACCGGGAGCGTGCGGGCGTTTCCTTTCCAAGACCGCAACACCGGCACGCGGGGTTACTGGCGTGACGTCGGAACACTCGACGCGTTCTATGACGCCCATATGGACTTGGTGAGTGTGTCGCCGGAACTGAATCTCTATGACCAGGAGTGGGAGATCCGAACGTTCCATCCCAATTTTCCGCCGCCGAAATTCGTCTTTGCGCAAACGGCCGGAGAAGAACCGCGTGTCGGCGAGGCCCACGACAGTCTCGTTGCCAGCGGGACGATCATCTCCGGCGGACAGGTTTCGAAATCGGTCATTTCTCAGGACGTCCACATCCATAGCTGGGCAACGGTGGAAGAATCGATCTTGTTTGAAGGTGTCGAGATCGGCCGACATGCCAAGGTCCGGCGAGCCATCATCGACAAGCGTGTAAAGATTCCCGAAGGAGCCGAGATCGGCTTCGATCATGACGAGGACCGTCGCCGCGGCTTTGCGGTTTCTGAAAACGGCGTCACGGTGATCGGCAAGATGGACGGGTTTGAGCTTTAAATAGCTTTTATTGAAGCGTCCGCAACGTGCGATCGAGGCAGTTGTTTTCTGCGCAACGCAGCCGGTCGGTTATGTCCCTTGCTTGCGCTGCGGGCTTGTTTGATTGTTTTTGTTTTTCATTGACACGTTCGTAGGCGCAAAAAAAAGGCCCCGCGGATATACCGCGGGGCCTTTAGACGTGGTCTGCAAGTCACCCGTTGCGACCGGCGGGCCACGCCGTCGCGAGGCTACCGTCGCCGTGGGGGCGTTTAACTGCACCTTGTCCTCCTGACACGACCATCAGCGACGGTACAGGGCAGCCCCTCAAAACTCCTCTAAATCGCAGGAGATGACTTGAATTATTTGCCTCGGCGACCACCTTCAGGTCCGCCCGAGCCCGGTCCGTTGACCCGGTCAACCTTGATGCCGCCACCGTTGGTGAAGATTACGGCACAGTCACATTCGTCCGACCGGTCCTGGAAGCCGAAACCATCGGTGCAGGCGTTGCCGTGCTCGTTGTGGAAGCCTTCAACATGGAAGGACTGACTGACGGCACCGATCGCACTGGCAACATCGGCCAGTTCAAACACGACGGCTTTGGCGACAGCGTTCAGACCGACGACGACAGACAGCACAGCGATGGTCAGTACAAGAACGATTTCGGCACTGAGGATCACACCGGCCTCATCGTTCCACAGGTTGGTCAACAGCGAGTTCGTCAGGTTGAGTTCAGTCTTCATTGTCTTTTGCCCTTACGCCGCATTAAGAAATTGTTCTTGTCCGGTCGGGCCGATCCACTCGACTCCGACAGGACCGCCTCGCGGCTGGCGGTCGAGAGAGGGTAAAAGCAAGGGCGGTGCCAAAGTGTAAAGCGGAACGTTAAAAAAATTGATCGACGTTCACCTCGCCTTACAAAACACTGAAAAACTTAAGTTCGAATAGTTTTCGAAGTGTTAAACTCAACGCTCCAGACCGAGGGTTTGATGTTCCCTTAAGGCATCATGTGGTGTTGCCACGTGGGAAAAAAACAACACCTCGCAGCGGTTTCCCACTGCGAGGTGTCGAGGGTAGTCGTTGTTGCAGGGACAACCCTGCCGTCAGCTTACGGGGTGCCGGTGCCTGCTTCAGGACCACCAGCTCCGGGGCCTTCGCCCGGATCCTGAACCTTCACGCGGGGACCCGGCGTGACGAGGATCGCACAGTCACATTCGTCAGCCTGATCCGAGAAACCGAATCCGACGGTGGCGGCGTTGCCGTGCTCGTTACGGAAGCCCGTAACGAAGTAAGTTTGATCGACGGCACCGATGGCCGAAGCGACATCGAGCAGTTCGTTGTTGACCGACTTGGCGACGGCGTTCAGGCCGACAACCACACCGATGACGGCAATGGTCAGAACGAGGACGAGTTCAGCGCTGATGATAAGACCAGCTTCATCATTCCAGAGAGTACGAAACATTGTCAGAATTCCTCAGTTGTGAGAGAGACCGTGTGAGAGACCAGGATTGCGGACTCTGTTTAATCCAACGCGTCGTCCGCGGACGCATCGGCGAATCGAAATTAACGCGGACGACAAATCGCCCGTGGCGAGACGCCGGCCAAAGCGTCTCTAAACCCTTGCAAGGTCTAGCCGTGTCCGGCGAACCGTGACATGACTTTGTGCTGCGTAAGCAACATGTTTCCGAAAAGCATCAGGCGTGCCGAACCGTTGCCGTACTGCCACATCGACTCGCATTCGGTCGAGGCCGTGGGCGCTTAAAGCAATCTCTTGAATAGGCTTACGGCTTTGTGCTGTGGCTGTTTCCGTTTCGCCACCCGGCGGCGCTGCGACGTTCGTTCGTCAATGCGAGCTAACGGACTGTCAATGCCGGCGTTCATGATCTGAACGGCAGGGCGGAATGAAACGAGAAATGAAGCAAGAAAGCATCGCACGACCTTGATAGGCCGTGCGATGCTTTTCCGATCCTGGTCCGATCGGTCTACGTTCTCAGCTCTCACACTGATGACGTATGCAGTTCAATGGCAGTTGAATTAACGGCCACCGCGAATCGCCCCGGCTTCAGGCCCACCGGAACCTGGGCCGAAGACGCGATCGACTTTCACGGCCGGGAAAGGCGTAATCAGGACGGCACAGTCACATTCGTCAGCCCGATCGGCGAAACCGAAACCCGCCTTGCCGGCGTTCAGGTGCTGATTGAAGAAGCCCGAAACAAAATAGCTTTGATCGACGGCTCCAATTGCTGAGGCGACATCCATCAGCTCGTGGTTGACCGACTTAGCGACGGCGTTCAGGCCGACAACGACGCCGATCACTCCGATCGTTAAGACGAGGACGAGCTCCGCGCTAATGATCAGACCAAGTTCATCGTTCCAGAGATTACGCAACATGACAGTTCACCTTTTCGAGAGACAACCGGGTTGAGAGAGACCGCAATCGGACCTTGCTTCTGCTCCGCCGGCGGCCCGAACCGGCAGGAAGCGTTCATTGCCGCGTTACTTGGGCGGGCTGACGACAAGGCCGGTCACTTTCTGTCGGCTTTGTCGACTGAA contains:
- a CDS encoding M20 family metallopeptidase, whose amino-acid sequence is MSSSDNELRSRLTALTRDLVLIPSTDSRPRERKRCFEFLQNHLEQGEGIRTDYFESRGYHSMVVRPDGVDEPDVLLCGHIDVIEHSDPDCYHSKLNEGRIYGPGTGDMKGQIAILVELHRALHTAHPGLSLGLALTSDEERGGFDGIRYLIDEVGLRCGVAIIPDGGSLNDVTTEEKGVLHAQVMRSGHEAHAARPWLGDNALESLIQSLSRLRDHFDQYWPSESIEEQVNHWFPTCSITICSTENTTPNRIPEKATAVLDIRFPPPYSVESVISQVRDVLGPECLLQPLMTAEPTHLDPDPLFCKATEEMTGNSVRLVRASGGSDGRFFRQQGIPVNLSRPLVGNLHAVDEWIEIDSMVRYYRVCESYIRQRLAISINGMG
- a CDS encoding FRG domain-containing protein → MKMPESTITTIPQFLSGIADYPNLAWIYRGQGDASWPLIPKAGRPKYYLRETGKPALAGLPPRDFGRFNHWRNLAVAYTKSMPENDYECLAFAQHYGLATRLLDWSTNPLVALYFAVDSQTDADAAIFCYTPQWHIDTATASLGERLDVGQITPPPIDSRILVQSGVFTYHPAPNEPLLPGEIIHDLGLLRPTHGIDLVRFLVPSKIKPILKRQLSEIGVNRKAVFPDLEGLSEFVNWETSRAASTKSEPD
- a CDS encoding secretin N-terminal domain-containing protein, whose product is MGLVAAALFLCSSAVLAEDWEPLKTTSPPREEPSEPIVRMTFANQGWPSVLRSIAAQSDSHLVMDRAPGGRWSRTDLHEYSRGEAVRIINRELEEQNFRVIEQGSYLVVLDLTSLRARYRRPQLLGESKAAADRLPPAGEAGQYDVKRKSNRPMQRRTTVSPIRPVGTTNEFESNAVKNAAVETETSGNDIGNSELVTIAVEPNSDPVRLAKKTHRIFESRAKLVNTGVAGLPSFEVYRTAQETQSSEAASSKPLFEVGIDESGGRLVIRGQRAETDSLLRLLEGLDAPSTPGGEVFRATSSETGGRKLATRVGTLVAQLQQQGEPARPGTAPGNDRGNNPFEPEPFFETQQNSQQQPDASPSRPNEDTTAIPADTDDPKLKSLIESLRGDVSVEAVPDLGVLVLRGNEADVEAVMEVVRTLEQVSQGAVPSIHLLNLRHVDSRAMAELLTAVYEQLSTLRARGGDVRQTVAAIPVVKPNAVILMANEDDMPPLLELANELDQPVRPETEFEVFYLKNAVPAQVEALLEDFYAERGGLGTRVTITPHIRTNSVIVQARPRDLDEIAALIKKIDRGESEAVSRMTVFPLKHAVAIELVDVVNATLQNAIGPPTQPTGGFGGAGGGAAGATQLDQQFRDARATVLEFLSQDGESGRLVRSGILADIRITADPRTNSLLVTAPENSLDLIGAIIRQLDRPSEMVAEIKVFTLVNSDAAAMSELLLDLFNAETQAGSQQGGLGVQVAGASDAGSGLIPLRFSVDTRTNSILAIGGLDALRIVEAIILRLDQSDVRQRKTTVVKLRNSPALEVATAINEFLQGQRDLATVDPELISTVELLEREVIVVPEIVSNSLLISSTPRYYEDILNLIARLDEAPAQVNIQALLVEVELQNTDEFGVELGLQDSVLFNRSVIPADGITTIAETFTSPNGVQTTTQRVVTLDAQPGFLFNNQQVGTNVTNNTSSVGTQGLTNFSLGRINGDLGFGGLVLAASSESVSILLRALASKRKVHILSRPQIRTLDNQLAEIQVGQQVPVVRGVTVSAVGLANPVVNIEDVGIILSVTPRISPDGTIVMETIATKSAVSGNGIPIFTDVNTGNVVESPIIDISTARATVSVGNGQTVVLGGMITKRDESLERKVPWLGDIPILGIPFRYDGVDTRRTELLIFLTPRVIRDEFDSELIKRVESERVHFIEREAEEIHGPLYAVPPEESVYDYCPPEAAELPGSGEYAPIVEYPDIPTTRIESPLAPQFPQMIPQRSPTRIDESTVPAPAPVLSPEPRLVEPSPNESTVFPHASQDGAGSGVEPFATESGAGRTTLDD
- a CDS encoding amidohydrolase, translating into MLYATVLPAGPVEEWADENLTDVVKLYVELHKSPELSFHEEQTAARLADEWRSLGFEVTTGIGGHGVVALMKNGSGPTVMLRCDMDALPVTERTGLPYASERTLSPADERRM